In Cervus elaphus chromosome 31, mCerEla1.1, whole genome shotgun sequence, one DNA window encodes the following:
- the LOC122687508 gene encoding 40S ribosomal protein S6-like: protein MKLNISFPATGCQKLIEVDDERKLRTFYEKRMATEVAADALGEEWKGYVVRISGGNDKQGFPMKQGVLTHGRVRLLLSKGHSCYRPRRTGERKRKSVWGCIVDANLSVLNLVIVKKGEKDIPGLTDTTVPRRLGPKRASRIRKLFNLSKEDDVRQYVVRKPLNKEGKKPRTKAPKIQRLVTPRVLQHKRRRIALKKQRTKKNKEEAAEYAKLLAKRMKEAKEKRQEQIAKRRRLSSLRASTSKSESSQK from the coding sequence ATGAAGCTGAACATCTCTTTCCCGGCCACTGGCTGCCAGAAGCTCATTGAAGTGGACGATGAACGAAAACTTCGTACCTTCTACGAGAAGCGTATGGCCACAGAAGTTGCTGCTGACGCTCTGGGTGAAGAATGGAAGGGTTATGTGGTCCGAATCAGTGGCGGGAACGATAAGCAGGGTTTCCCCATGAAGCAGGGTGTCTTGACCCATGGCCGAGTTCGCCTGCTACTGAGTAAGGGGCATTCCTGTTACAGACCAAGGAGGACTGGAGAGAGAAAGCGCAAATCTGTATGGGGTTGCATTGTGGATGCCAATCTGAGTGTTCTCAACTTGGTCATTGTgaaaaaaggggagaaggatATTCCTGGACTCACTGATACTACAGTGCCTCGTCGCCTGGGTCCCAAAAGAGCTAGCAGAATCCGCAAACTTTTCAATCTCTCTAAAGAAGATGACGTCCGCCAGTATGTTGTGCGAAAGCCCCTAAACAAAGAAGGTAAGAAACCTAGGACTAAAGCACCCAAGATTCAGCGTCTCGTGACTCCACGAGTTCTGCAACACAAACGCCGGCGTATTGCTCTGAAGAAACAGCGtactaagaaaaacaaagaagaggctGCAGAATATGCTAAACTTTTGGCCAAGAGAATGAAGGAGGCCAAAGAAAAACGGCAGGAACAGATTGCCAAGAGACGGAGGCTGTCCTCTCTGAGAGCTTCTACTTCTAAGTCTGAGTCCAGTCAAAAATGA